The Aythya fuligula isolate bAytFul2 unplaced genomic scaffold, bAytFul2.pri scaffold_99_arrow_ctg1, whole genome shotgun sequence genome includes the window CACCTCCTGCTTGCGGTCGATGGTGCGGATCTGGTCCAGGGTCTGGATGGACGGCGAGAGGCCGCCGTGCACGCAGAAGATCTGCGGGGACACGCGTGTGCTTAGCATGTTCCTAGCATGTTCTTAGCGTGTGACACAGGGTAGGGATGTCCTGGTGTGGCCCCGTCACGCGTGGCCCTCTCCCAGCTCATACAAGCTCTTGGTGGGTCCTTAGCGTGCTCTACCGGGCCTGTAGCATGTTTTACCGTGTTCTTAGCATGTTCTATGTCATTCTATGCCCTTAGCATGTTCTGCCATGTCCTTAGCGTGTCCCAGAGTGCGCACTTGGCTGTAACACCACCAACGATCCCAGCGCAGCacacacaggttacccagacCCAACGCGCCCTTAGCATGTTACAGCGTGTCCTTAGCATGTCTTTAACATGTCCTAACATGTCTTTAGCGTGTCCCAGCGTGTTCATCTTGCCACCAATGATAACAGGGACACTGCAAGGGGCAAAGCTGATGACCCAAGGCCCTCACACAGACCTCCTACCACCCTTCCATGTGCTTAGCATGTCCTTAGCGTGTGCTAGCATGTTCTTAGCATGTCCAAACACACCATTAACACCTCCTAATGTCCCATTTTTACTTCCAATAATGAGAAAAACACCACAAAGGAGTGAGCTGCGGATGCAGGGCCCACACACGGGCCTCCCCACGCCCCACACATGTGCTTAGCATGTGTTAGCATGACCTTAGCATGTTCTTAGCATGTCCCAGCTCACCATTACCACATCCTAACACCCAGTTTTACTTCCAACAACCCCTGGAAGGGACCGAGCTGCACACACAGGACCCTCAAGtgcctccccccacccctctgCATGCACTTAGCATGTCCTTAGAGTGTCCTAGCATGTTATTCCCATGTCCTAACTCACGCTTAGCACACGCCTGCACCAAATTTTGgccaaaatgacaaaataaagaCCGAAAGGGGCCAAGAGGTGGAGGCAGGGCCCTCCCCACACCCTTAACGTGCCCTTAGCATGTGGCGAGGTGTCCTTAGCATGTGCTGGCGTGTTCTTAACATGTGCTGGCGTGTCCTTAGCATGTACTAAAGCATCCTCAGCACATCCTTACCCCCTCCTAACACCAAATTTCACCCTCAAAACTAGAAGAAAGACCCCGAAGGCCCCCAGCCTTCCACGACGGACCCCCGCGGGGGCCGTCCCGTGACCTTCCCGTGTCGTTAGCGTGTCGTTAGCGTGTCGCACCTTGCCGTCGATGATGGCGGAGAGGCTGAGGTAGTCGAAGATCTCGGTGCAGTAGCGCCAGACGGTGACGGAGCCGTACTTGCGCAGGCACTCGTCGTAGAAGCCGTAGACCTGCGTAATCTGACGGCTCTCGTGGTTGCCCCGGATTAGGGTGATGCGGTCGGGGTAACGCACCtatgggtggggggggggttagCGCCCATGGGTGGGGGGTTCAGGgacacccagcagcacccatgggtgccctgGTGGCCCTACCTTgagcgccagcagcagcaggaaggtctCCACGCTGTAGAAGCCCCGGTCCACGAAGTCGCCCATGAACAGGTAGTTGGTCTCGGGGACGTCCCCGCCCACCTGGGGGGGCAGAttaggggtgggggggggaaattaGGGTCACAGGGGGGCAGATTAGGGTCGGGAGGGTCAGATTAGGGTCACAGAGGGGCAGATTAGGGGGTTAGGGGAGGCAGATTAGGGTTGGGAGGGTCAGATtaggggcagaggggaggcagaTTAGGGTCAGGAGGGCAGATTAGGGTCACAGAGGGGCAGATTAGGGTTACAGAGGGGCAGATTAGGGTCAGATGAGGGCATATTAGGGTTGGGGGGCAGATTAGGGTCACAGAGGGGCAGATTAGGGTCACAGAGAGGCAGATTAAGGGCAGGGGAGGACAGATTAGGGTCACAGATAGCCAGATTAGCATCGTGAGGGACAGATTAGGGGGTTAGGGGAGGCAGATTAGGGCCGCAGGGGGGCAGATTAGGGGCAGATGGGGGACAAATTAGGGGCGGGAGGGGCAGATTAGGGCCAGGGGGGCAGATTAGGGGTATTTAGGGGGTGTTCTGGGGGAGAAGATAGGGGTTGGGGGGCATTTAGGGGCAGATTTTGGGGGGTGGGCGAGGGGGAGGGGGCAtttggggggcgggggggcacTTCTGGGGCAGGTTGGGGGGCAATTAGGGGATGGGGGGCAATTAGAAGGTATAAGGGGGGCAATTAGGGAGTACACAGGGGGGCAATTAGGGGATATAGGGGGGCAATTTGGGGATATAGGGGGGCATTTATGGGACATGGGGGCACTTGGGGGGCAATTAGGGGACGGGGGGGCAATTACAGGTACAGGGGGGCAATtagggggtgagggggggcaATTAGGGGGGGCAACTCACCCTGAAGAGCTCCTTGAGGTCGTAGAACTGCCCATGGATGTCACCGCACACCTGGGGGGGCAACAAAAAAGAGGGGGGGTCACACCCCAAAACTGCCCCCCAGGGACCCCTAATTACCCCCCCAGACCCCTAATTACCCCCTCAACCCCTTAATTACCCCCCCAGCCCATTAATTACCCCCCCAGCTCACCGTGACGGGCGAGTCGACGCGCTGCACATTGCTCTCCTCCACCAGGATCTCCCTGCGGGGCAAACAGCCATCAATTACCGCCCCCGGGGGTGGGTTAATTACCCCCTGAGGGGGTTAATTACCCCCCGGGGGGATTAATTAACGAGTTAATTAGCTAATTGGGGTACCTGGCCTTGGCGCAGAGCGCCTTGACCTCGCTCTCCTTGATGAGCTCGCAGCGCCGCAGCTGCTCGATCTGCCGGTCCAGGTCGCTCAGCTCCCCCATGGCTGGGGCAAAAAGGGTCAGCAATTGCCCCACTGGGGCCCTAATTGCCCCCACGGGGCCCTAATTGCCCTTATGAGGGTCCCTAGTTGCCCCCAAGCTGCCCCATGGGGTCCCTAACTGCCCTATGGGGTCCCCAACTGCCCCTAATTGCCCTAAAGGGGTCCTGTAGGATGCCTAATTGCCCCCATGGGGGTCCCTAATTGCCCCCCCAGGGTCCTAATTGCCCCTATGAGGGTCCCTAGTTGCCCCCAAACCGCCCTATGGCATCCCCAAGTGCCCCTTAGTGTCCTTAACTGCCCTAAAGGGGCCCTACAGGATCCCCAATTGCCCCCACGGGTCCCTAATTGCCCCAAGGGGGTCTCTAATTGCCCCTAAGCCGCCCTATGGGGTCCCCAAGTGCCCCTTAGTGTCCCTAATTGCCCTAAAAGGGCCCTGTAGGATCCCTAATTGCCCCCACGGGGGTCTCTAATTGCCCCAGAGGGGGCCCTAATTGCCCCCAGGGGTCCCTAATTGCCCCTGAGCTGCCCTATGGGGTCCCCAAGTGCCCCTCAGTGTCCTTAACTGCCCTAAAGGAGTGCTGTAGGATCCCTAATTGCCCCTATGGGGGTCCCTAATTGCCCCAGGAGGGTCCCTAATTGCCACCAAGCTGCCCCATGGGGTCCCTAAGTGTGCCTAACTGCCCTAAAAGGGCCCTATAGGATCCCTAATTGCCCCCACGGGGCCCTAATTGCCCCATGAGGGTCCCTAGTTGCCCCCAAGCTGCCCTATGGGGTCCCCAAGTGCCCCTTAGTGTCCCTAACTGCCCTAAAGGGGCCCTATAGGATGACTAATTGCCCCCACAGGGGTCCATAATTGCCCCCACGGGGTCCTAATTGCTCCTATGGGGGTCCCTAATTGCCCCTGAGCTGCCCCATGGGGTCCCAAGCTTCCCTATGGGGTCCCTTAGTGTCCCTAATTGCCCTCAAAGGGCCCTATAGGATCCCTAATTGCCCCCACAGGTCCCTAATTGCCCCTATGGAGGGCCCTAATTGCCCCTAAGCCGCCCTAAAGGGTCCCCAAGTGCCCCTTAGCATCCCTAACTGCCCTAAAGGGGTCCTATAGGATTCCTAATTGCCCCCACGGGGGTCCCTAATTGCCCCAGGGGGGTCCCTAATTGCCCCTGAGCTGCCCCATGGGGTCCCAAGCTACCATATGGGGTCCCTAAGTGTCCCTTTTTGCCCTAAAGGGCCCCATAGGTTCCTTAATTGCCCCCATGGGGGTCCCTAGTTGCCCCCCCGGGGTCCTAATTGCCCCCAAGCCGCCCTATGGGGTCCCCAAGTGCCCCTTAGCATCCCTAACTGCCCTAAAGGGGTCCTGTAGGATTCCTAATTGCCCCCACGCGGGTCTCTAATTGCTCCCACAGGGCCCTAATTGCCCCCAGGGGTCCCTAATTGCCCCTGAGCTGCCCCATGGGGTCCCAAGCTGCCCTCTGGGGTCCCCAAGTGCCCTTTAGTGTCCCGACTTGCCCTAAAGGGGCCCTACAGGATCCCTAATTGCCCCCACGGGGGTCCCTAACTGCCGCATGGGGTCCCTAATTGCCCCCACGGGGTGCTAATTGCCCCTGGGGGTCCCAAATTGCCCCTGAGCTGCCCCATGGGGTCCCTAAGTGCCCCTAATTGCCCTAAAGGGGCCCTACAGGATCCCTAATTGCCCCCAGGGGGTCCCTAATTGCCCCTATGAGGGTCCCTAGTTGCCCCCAAACTGCCCTATTGGGTCCCCAAGTGCCCCTTAGTGTCCCTAACTGCCCTAAAGGGCTCCTATAGGATCCTTAATTGCCCCCACGGGTCCCTAATTGCCCCAGGGGGATCCTAATTGCCCCTATGAGGGTCCCTAATTGCCCCTGAGCTGCCCCATGGGGTCCCTAAGTGCACTTAATTGCCCTAAAGGGGCCCCATAGGATCCCTAATTGCCCCCACGGGGGTCCCTAACTGCCCCATAGGATCCCTAATTGCCCCCACGGGTTCCTAATTGCCCCAGGGGGGTCTCTAATTGCCCCCAAGCTGCCCTATGGGGTCCCCAAGTGCCCCTTAGCGTCCCTAACTGCCCTAAAGGGGCCCTATAGGATCCCTAATTGCCCCTATGGGGGTCCCTAATTGCCCCTGAGGGTTCCGAATTGCCCCTATGGGGGTCCCTAATTGCCCCCAAGGCGCCCTACGGGGTCCCCAAATGCCCCTTAGTGTCCCTAACCCTAAAGGGGTCCTGTAGGATTCCTAATTGCCCCCACGGGGTCCTAATTGCCCCTATGAGGGTCCCTAATTGCCCCTGAGCTGCCCCATGGGGTCCCAAGCTGCCCCTAATTGCCTTAAAGGGGCCCTATAGGATCCCTAATTGCCCCCACGGGGGTCCCTAATTGCCCCATAGGGTCCCCAATTGCCCCCCAGCTACCCGGAGGGGAGGATCTCTGGCCCCATAactgccccccccagccccataagtgccccctctgcccccatAAACCCCTCACCTCCCCCAAAGCACCCCGCAGACCCTCCCCTGCCCCATAGTGGCCCCACaaccccccccacagcccctcccATGCCCCATAACAGCCCCATAACCACCCCTGTGCCCCATAACTGCCCCAtagccaccccacagcccctcttCTGCCCCATAACCTCCCACAAGCACCCCATAGTCCACTTCAACCACCCCATATcaaccccacagcaccccataACCCCTCCCGTGCCCCATAGCAGCCCCATAACCCCCCATAGTGGCCCCATAACCACCCCCATGCCCCATATCAaccccataaccaccccataGCCCCTCCCATGCCCCTTAACAGCCCTATAACCCCCCCATAACCACTCCCGTGCCCCATAACTGCCCCATAAACACCCCATATCCCCCCCACAACCACCCCAtagcagccccacagcccctcctgGGCCCCATAGCAACCCCATAACCCCCCATAACCACCCTAtagccaccccacagcccctcttctgccccagagccccccataaccaccccataGCCCCCCCAACCGCCCCAtagcagccccacagcacccccaTATCCCCCTACAACCACCCCATAGGCCCTCCCATGCCCGGTATCAGCCCCGTACCCCCCCATAACTGCCCCATaggcaccccacagcccctcctAGGCCCCATAGTGCCCCATAAACACCCCATATCCCCCCCCAACCACCCCATAGCGGCCTCACAGCCTCTCCCAGGCCCCATAGcaccccataaccaccccacagcccctcctgGGCCCCATAGCACCCCCATAACCCACCATAACAACCACATAGCAGCCCCATAACCACCCCCATGCCCCATAACTGCCCCATaggcaccccacagcccctcctAGGCCCCTTTGTGCCCCATAAACACCCCATAGCCCCCCCCAaccaccccacagcagccccacagcccctcctgGGCCCCATAGCAACCCCATAACCccccataaccaccccataACCACTCACTGgccccataaccaccccatagcccccccacagcccctctcctgccccacgacccccccataacccccccccgtgccccataaccaccccatagcccccccccaaccaccccataaccaccccataGCGGCCCCCCgacccctccccgtgccccatagccccccacagccccccagagcccccccaaaaccgcccccggcccctccgcacccggcggcggctccgcgccCCCCCTCCGGCCGCCAccgtccccgccgccgccgcctcaaCGTCACTTCCGGCGCGGCCCCGCCTtcagccccctcctccccggAAGCCGGGCGGAGGCCACGCCCCCCTGAGCGGGCTGTAGGGGGGGGGCGGTGCCTCCTCTTTAGGGGTCACCCCCCGGAACGCGAGGGCCGGCGCGGGGGTTCCGCGCCGTTTTGGTTCCGGGCGGGGCCAAAATTAGGGCCCGGGGGCCCCCAATTGTCACCTGGACCCCCCCATTGTCACCTGGAGCCCCCCATTGTCACCTGGAGCCCCCCATTGTCACCTGGGTGTCCCCACAGTCCCCTGGGTGTCGCCATTTTCCTCTGAGACCCCCCCCATTGTCTTCTTGACCCCCCCATTGTCACCTGAGTGTCCCCAATGTCACCTGGGTGTCCCCCCATTGTCCCCAGACCCCCCCACTGTCACCTGGTGTCCCCATTTTCCTCTGGGACCCTCCCACTGTCACCTGAGCGTCCCCACTGGCACCTGGACCCCCACCCATTGCCCACCAGCTGTCCCCATTGTCCCCAGACCCCCCCATTGtcccctgggacccccccatTGTCACCTGAGTGTCCCCATTGTCCCCTGAGTGTCCCCAATGTCACCTGGGCCCCCCCATTGTCACTTGGGTGTCCCCCCATGTCCCCTTATgtgtccccagggtgcccccCCCGTTCCTGTGTCCCCACGTCCATGTCCCCACCCCACGCCCCCCCGATGTCCCTGCCCCActtgtccccatgtccctcAATGTCCCCTTTCCACATCCCCACGTCCCTTTGTGTCCCCACGTGTCCCCATGCCCCTCAATGTCTCTTGTCCCTATGCCCCatgtgtccccatgtccccacacaTCCCCCACATCCCTCTATGTCCCATGTCCATGTCCCCATCACGTCCCTCGATGTCCCATTTCCctctgtccccatgtccctcaGTGCCCCATTCCCCTCCATGTCCCCActtgtccccatgtccctcAACGTCCCCTTTCCACGTCCCTTTGTGTCCCCACCACATCCCTATGTGTCCCCAAGTCCCTCAATGTCCCATGTCCACGTCCTCCATGTCCCCACATCCCTCAATGTCCCATttccctgtgtccccatgtccctcaGTGTCCCGTTACCATGTCCCCACCACATCCCACGTGTCCCATttccctgtgtccccatgtccctcaATATCCCCTatccatgtccccatgtccctttGTGTCCCCACCACGTCCCCATGTGTCCCCACGTCCTTCAGTGTCTCATTACCACATCCCCATGCCCCACATGTCCCCACCACATCCCCCATGTCCCTCAATGTCCCATttccctgtgtccccatgtccccaaatgtccccaaatccCTCCATGTCCCCTTTCCGTGTCCCCCCACGTCCCCCGAGGCGTCGGCCCTGCAGGCAGCGTTCCTTTATTGAAAGGCGAGGGGACGGGGAGAGGGGACAGGAGTGTCACACGGCGCGGCGTTCCCCGCTGACGTCACGGCGCTCCCGGTGACGTCACGGCGTCCCTGGTGACGTCACGGCGCTCCCGGTGACGTCACTCAGTAGGCGTGGTTGGAGACGAAGAGGGACTCGCTGGCGGCCGCCCCCGCCTGCCCGCTGGGGGTGTACTTGCCTTGGCACGCCAGGGAGTtggcctggggacagggacacgcGTGTCACGCGTGGGGACACCACCCAGACACGCGTGGGACCGTGGTGGCACCACCCAGACATTCATGGGACAATGGTGGCACCACCTTGACTCATGGGGGATGGTGGTGGCACCTTCTAGAAGGATAGGGGACAATGGTGGCACCACCCGGAATCACGTCTGATGGCTGTGGTGCCACCcccctggggacacggggctgtCACCCCGCAGAGCCACGGTGGTCCCCAAATGTTCTCCATCCCCCTGATGTCCCCGTGGGACACCTCCTCCAACCCCAAGACCTCCTCCACCCCAAAATGTCCCCATATTCCCTACATTGACCTACCAGAACCTTCTTGAGGTCCTCCTGGACCTCCATGACCATAACCACGTCCTCAAGACGTTCTCCACCCCAAAATGTCCCCAACGTTGACCTACCAGAACCTCCTAGACCACCATTGACCACGTCCCCACCCCTCTTCCAACCCCAAGACCCCCTCCACCCCCTAGATGTCCCCATGTCCATGACATTGACCTACCAGAACCTCCTTGATGTCCTTGGGGACCACCAAGACCATAACCACGTCTCCAAGACCTCCTCCACCCCAAAATGTCCCCAACGTTGACCTACCAGAACCTACTCCAGGTCCTCCTTGACCACCATTGaccacctccccacccctcctccAACCCCAAGACCCCCTCCACCACAAAACATCCCCAACGTTGACCTACCAGAACCTTCTTGAGGTCCTCCTGGACCACCACGACCataaccatgtccccaagcccccctccaccccaaaaCGTCCCCGAGGCTGACGTACCAGGGCCCTCTTGACGTACTCCTCCTGGGCCGCCTTGGTGTTCTCCTTCTTGCCGCTCCAGGCCCGCAGCGCCGAGGCCTGCAGCGCCCGCCCGTAGGAGAAGGTCAGGGCCCAGGGCTTCGCCAGGGGACACCGGTTGATGGCGTTGAGGTTGATGGACGCCTCCTCCTCGCTCTGGCCCCCCGACAGGAACGTGATGCCTGGGGGAGGCGCGCGGGGACGGGGTCAGCATCGGGAGGATGTGGGGACGCCGCGGGGATGCGGCCGTGGGGTTGGGGACACCATGGGGTTGGGGACACCATAAGGACGTggccatggggatggggacatcGTGGGGTTGGGGACAAGGACACCACGAGGAGGTGGccatggggacggggacaccatggggatggggacaccatAAGGACGTggccatggggatggggacatcGTGGGGTTGAGGACAAGGACACCATGAGGATGTGGCTGTGGGGTTGGGGACACCACGAGGACATGGCCATAGGGACGGGGACACCATGGGGTTGAGGACAAGGACACCATGAGGACGTGGCCGTGTGGATGGGGACGTGGCCACGGGGACAAGGGTGATGACaccatggggatggggacaccacgAGGATGTGACCATGGGGACaccatggggatggggacaaggaTACCACGAGGACGTGGctatggggacagggacactgTGGGGTTGGGGACACCACGAGGACGTGGCCATGGGGATGCCACAAGGACGTGGccatggggacggggacaccaTGGGGTTGTGGACAAGGACACCAAGAGGACGTggccatggggatggggacaccatGGGGTTGAGGACAAGGACACCATGAAGACGTGgccgtggggatggggacgtggCCACGGGGACAAGGGTGATGACaccatggggatggggacaccacgGGGACGAGGACAAGGACACCACGAGGACATGGCCATGGGGACACCAAGAGGTTGAGGACACCACGGGGATGTggccatggggatggggacatcATGGGATTAAGGACAAGGACACCATGAGGACGTggccatggggatggggacaccatGGGGTTGAGGACACCACGAGGACGTGgccgtggggatggggacaccgaGGGGTTGGGGACACTGCGAGGACGTGgccgtggggatggggacaccgtGGGGTTGAGGACAAGGACACCATGAGGACATGGCCGTGGGGACACCACGAGGACGCggccatggggatggggacaccatGGGGTTAAGGATACCACGAGGATGTGGCCATGGGGACAAGGATATGACCATAGGGACCAGGGTGATGACaccatggggatggggacaccacgAGGACACAGCCATGGGGATGTGGACGTCGTGGGGACACGGCCACATGGACCAGGGCAGTGCGGGGACAATGTGGGGACATGGCCACGGGGTCACCCTTGGGACTGGGACACCATGGGGAGTGTGATGGCCACGGGAACATGGCCATGGAGGTGGGGACACCACGAGGATGTGGCTATGGGGACACCGTGAGGACACCATGGGGAGGTGGCCAGGAGTATGGGGACCCCATGGGGACATGGCCACCATGATGGGAACGTGGCCATGAGCATGGAGACCCCAGAGGGACGTGGCCACCGTGATGGAGACCCCATGGGGACGTGGCCACCGTGATGGGGACATAGCCATGAGTATGGAGATGCCATGGGGACGTGGCCCCGGTGATGGGGACCCCATGGGGACGTGGCCATGAGCACGGAGACCCAATAGGGACGTGGCCACCGTGATGGGGACCCCATGGGGACAAAACCACAGTGATGGGGACCCCATGGGGATGTGGCCACCATGATGGGGACCCCATGGGGATGTGGCCATGGTTACAGGGTCACCAGGGGAACGTGGCCATGAGCACGGAGACCCCATAGGGACATGGCCACCGTGATGGGGACACCACGGGGAGGTGGCCACGAGTATGGAGACCCCATGGGGACAAAACCATGGTGACGGGGACCCCGTGGGGACACGGCCATGAGCATGGAGACCCCATAGGGACGTGGCCACCATAATGGGGACATGGCCACGAGCACGGAAACACCGCGAGGACATAACCACGGGGACCCCATGGGGACGTGACCACCGTGACGGGGACCCCCTGGGGGACACGGGGCCGGGTGACACTGACCGGGCACGGCGGGTGGCACGGTGCGGCGCAGGGCGGTGACGGTGGCCATGGCGATCTCCTCGGGGCTGTACTTCTTGGTGCAGGAGTGGCCGGCTGTCACCATGTTGGGCTTCAGCAGCGTCCCCTCCAGGTAGACGTGGTGGTCGCTCAGCGCCTTGTAGACGGCCGCCAGGACCTGGGGACGCGTTGGGGACAGGTTGGGGACACTTTGGGGACACCTCGGGGACATTTCGGGGGCATTTGGGGGGCATCACCCACCTTCTCGGTGACGTACTGGCAGCGCTTCAGGTCGTGGTCACCATCTGGAAGGATCTCGGGCTCCACGATGGGGACGATGCCGTTctgtggggacacggggacgtCAGGGACACCCCccagggggacagggacacggcGGGGGGTGGGGTGAGGGGGCACCAGAAGGTGGCCTGGGCTACCCAGGGGGGACAGGAGGTGACGCGTCGCGGCTGGGAGGCCACCACGGGGTGCCCAGAGGTGACACGGGGGTGGGGACGGGGAAGTGACACGAAGGGAGGACACGGGGAGGTGCCACCAGGGCGGGGAGGTGGCACCAAGCCAACTGGGGGTGGCACCACGTCAACTGGAGGTGGCAATAGGTCAACTGGAGGTGTCACCACGTCAACTGGAATTGGCGATATGTCAATGGGAGGTGCCACCACATCAACTGGGGGTGGCAATATGTCAACTGGGGGTGTCACCCAGCCAACTGGAGGTGCCaccagggcagggaggtggcgTATGTCAACAGGAGGTGCCACCAAGCCAACTGGAGGGGCTACCAGGGCGTGGAGGTGGCAATACTGTCAACTGGAAGGGCCACCAAGCCATGGAAGTGGCAATATGTCAACTGGAAGGGCCACCAAGCCAACTGGAGGGGCCACCAAGCCATGGAAGTGGCAATGTGTCAACTGGAGGGGCCACCAAGCCAACTGGAGGGGCCACCAAGCCATGGAAGTGGCAATATGTCACCTGGAGGGGCCACCAAGTCAACTGGAAGGGCCACCAAGCCATGGAAGTGGCAATGTGTCAACTGGAGGGGCCACCAAGCCAACTGGAAGGGCCACCAAGCCATAGAAGTGGCAATATGTCAACTGGAGGGGCCACCAAGTCAACTGGAAGGGCCACCAAGCCAACTGGAGGGGCCACCAAGCCAACTGGAGGGGGCAATATGTCAACTGGAAGGGCCACCAAGCCAACTGGAGGTGGCAATAATGTCAACTGGAAGAGCCACCAAGCCAACTGGAGGCCTCCAGCCACCACAGGGCACCAagaggggacacggggaggggaagggggggacacggggccgGGGACCTGCTGGCAGATGCTGGCGTAGCGCGCGAGGACGTTGGCGTTCTCCAGGATGGCGAGGCGCGAGGGGGTGTGCTCCGAGATCTTGAGGACGCAGCGCCACTTGGCGAAGTCGGCCCcgtccttcttgtactgggcGCAGCGCTCCATCAGCCCGTCCAGCCCTGGGGGGACACCGCGGTGGCATCAAGGGTGGGGACACCGCGGTGACATCGGGGGTGGGATCATGGATGGGGACGCTGTGGTGGCATCGGGGACATCGCTCACCTTGGGTCGTGGTCTCGCCGTTGGTGCCAGCCAGGGGCACGACTCCCTTGTCCACCtaggggacggggacagggtCACCGGGGTGCTGGCCCggtcccctccctgtccccacgTGTCACCCCCTGTGTCCCTAACACCCCAAGGTCCCCAAGATGTCCCTACCTCAACGTGGCCACCTCATGAAGCCACCGTTGACCTGGTTGACCAACATCAAGGAGCCCCCAAATTCCCCCAACGCCCTCAATGTCCCCAAGACCCCAATGTCCCCAAGGCCACCGTTGACGTGGTTGACCTGGATCCAAGAGCGTCCCATGTCCCCAAGACCCCCCAACACTCTTGATGTCCCCAAGATGTCCCCACCTCAATGTGGCCACCGTTGACGTGGTTGACCTGGAGCAAGGAGCGCCCAAGTCCCCAACACCCTTGATGTCCCCAAGACCCCAATGTCCCCAAGACCACCGTTGACCTAGTTGACCAGCACCAAGGAGCCCCCAAGTCCCCCCCAACATCCTCAATGTCCCCAAGATGACCCCAATGTCCCCAAGACGACCCCAACCCAACACGCCCACCCAACGAAGCCACCGTTGACCTGGTTGACCAACACCAAGgagcccccaaatccccccaatGCCCTCGATGTCCCCAAGACCCCAACGTCCCCAAGATGACCCCAACGTCCCCAACACCCCAACGTCCCCAAGACGATCCCAATGTCCCCAAGACGATCCCAACCCAACGAAGCCACCATTGACCTAGTTGACCAGCACCAAGGAGCCCCCAAGTCCCCCCAACACCCTCGATGTCCCCAAGACCCCAATGTCCCCAAGACAACCCCAACGTCCCCAAGACAATCCCA containing:
- the LOC116501753 gene encoding serine/threonine-protein phosphatase 4 catalytic subunit — its product is MGELSDLDRQIEQLRRCELIKESEVKALCAKAREILVEESNVQRVDSPVTVCGDIHGQFYDLKELFRVGGDVPETNYLFMGDFVDRGFYSVETFLLLLALKVRYPDRITLIRGNHESRQITQVYGFYDECLRKYGSVTVWRYCTEIFDYLSLSAIIDGKIFCVHGGLSPSIQTLDQIRTIDRKQE
- the ALDOA gene encoding fructose-bisphosphate aldolase A, translated to MPHQYPALTPEQKQELADIARRIVAPGKGILAADESTGSIAKRLSSVGAENTEENRRWYRQLLFTADKRVDPCIGGVILFHETLYQSADDGRPFPQVIRGKGAVVGIKVDKGVVPLAGTNGETTTQGLDGLMERCAQYKKDGADFAKWRCVLKISEHTPSRLAILENANVLARYASICQQNGIVPIVEPEILPDGDHDLKRCQYVTEKVLAAVYKALSDHHVYLEGTLLKPNMVTAGHSCTKKYSPEEIAMATVTALRRTVPPAVPGITFLSGGQSEEEASINLNAINRCPLAKPWALTFSYGRALQASALRAWSGKKENTKAAQEEYVKRALANSLACQGKYTPSGQAGAAASESLFVSNHAY